ATGGCAAAATGACGTTAGCCGATGCACCTCAGGTCGATGTCAGGGATACAGTTGGCGCAGGTGATGCATTCACTGCCCTCGTCGCTCTTGCATTGTGCAATGGAAAGTCAGCCGATAGTTTCCTTTCGCAAGCATGCCATCTGGGAGCCATTGTTGCGAGCCATGACGGTGCCGTCCCATATTATGATCCCGGACTGTTTGCTTGAACTCAGAACTTATTTATAGCGCCGTATTTTTAAGAAGATGTCTATGAAGTCTTAAAAGTCACTTTGCTATAAATCAGCTGTTACTCAAATATCCGTGTAATAATTGGGGACTTTCATCTCATCAGGAACCGGCGTACGCACGTAATCTTCATGATGAACCCTGGAAGGAAGAACAATTTTCTCGTGCTCAATCTGCTTATAAGGGACCTGACTCAGCAAATGGCGAATACAATTCAAGCGGGCTGTCTTTTTGTCGTTTGCCTGAACTACATTCCAACGGGCATACGGAAAGTTGGTCATCTGAAAATTGAGTTCTTTTGCCTTCGTATAGTCTTCCCATCGAATTCGAGACTCCAGATCCATCGGGCTTAACTTCCACTGCTTGAGTGGATCAAGGATACGGGATTGGAAACGCCATTCCTGTTCTTCGTCTTCGATAGAAAACCAATACTTGACCAACTTGATCCCCGAATTGACCAGCAATTGCTCAAAAAGGGGCACGTCATTGAAAAACTGATCAACCTGCTCAGGAGTGGCAAAGCCCATCACGGACTCAACCCCTGCGCGATTATACCAGCTTCTATCAAAGAGAACAATTTCGCCGCCCGCAGGAAGGTGCGGCACATATCTTTGAAAATACCACTGTGTCTTTTCACGATCACTTGGCGCCGGCAAGGCAACCGTTCTGCATATGCGCGGATTCAGCCGCTGCATAAAGCGCTTGATCACCCCACCCTTGCCAGCAGCATCGCGCCCCTCAAATATCACTGCCAGTTTATAGCCTGTCTCCTGAACCCAGTCCTGCATTCTGACGAGTTCAATCTGGAGTCGTCGAAGCTCTTTGAAATAGAAACGGCGAAAGCGCTTATAGTCTTCTGTGTCAAAATCGGTTCTCCCGCCATCGCGCTTGACTTGCTCGTCGAAGAGGTCTTCGAGATCCAACTCCATCTCCTCTTCCAGATCATCCATGATCTCGGAATGGAGCTTCTTGTAGGCTTCATGATTCTTCTCAGAATAGTAGTCCTTGATGGTTTCAGGCTTTTTGTCATCCAGGTTGCCTTGAGAATCAGCTCCATCCGGTTGATCATCTGAAGGAGTCTGAGAATTGGTATTGGCGCACATGATTAAATGTAAATTTCTTTAGTGGATCGGTTATTGAGTCAGAAAAACACTGTTGGAGTCAAGTTTGTCAGAGTTACGATACTGCGATCCCACAGCAGCAGAATATTCCAGCTTGAAAAAAACTCTACCAGCTGCAGAATACATTGTGTTAATAAAATGCCAAAAACGAAATATAAGGGGTTGGGCCAGGTACTACTTGTCCTTCTTCTTTTCAGCCTCTCTTTAGGGCAAAGCCATGCCCAGGATAAACCACTTCTGAAAGGTGCTGACGGAAAGTTCATTTCCGGCGAAATCTTGCGCATATCCGGTAGTGATGCTGAAGTGGCGACACTGGATGGCTCAACAATACGAATCCCTATCGAACACCTCTCAGAGGACAGTCAGAAAGCGGTTTGGGCCTGGGGCCTGGCTAAAGTATTACCAAATCCGCAAATGCTAAAAATTCAGCCCAGGATTTCAAGGAGTGAACATGGCAGTCGTGGTTATGAAATAACGCTCACCAACCAATCGCCCATGGAAATCCCTGCCGGGTTGGAGATTCAGTATGGCATTCGGGTTGATAAAAGAGAAATCACAGTAACCAACACACGCGAACGCGGGGCAAATGGAGATAATCAGTCCAACAAGCAACGCTCTGTCCAAATATTAGCCAGTCAGCATGAAGGCTATTCACTGCACTCAGAAAAAATACCTCAAGGCGGCTCATGGTCCTTCAAAACGCATCTCGCAGCAAATCCCAATGACCATCCAAGAAGCTCACCTCACGCCTCCAACTACTCTCAGCAGACTTTCACCGAAAGTTCGCTTGCCGAAATACAGCTCAAACTATTCTACGCCGGCTCAGAGCTCCGGCACTGGCAACAATATGCCCAGTCTGATTCCTTTCTTGAGGATCCTGAACTGAGTTTTCCAGCGCTTGATAACTTAAGTTCCTATGATCCCCGGCACCCTGATTACGCTGGACGCAGACCGCAAAAAACAGAGCCTTTGCCTCTCCTGGACCTTGCAGAGATGAACAATGCCAGTGAGCCAGATGAAGATGGCGATCCCTTTGCTTCCAGAGCAGTTCCAACCAAGAGTGTTCCTAAAGCACCGATCAACTACAGTGCATTACTGGTGGTCGAAGGAGACGATGGTGTTGGTTCCGGGTTTCTCGCAGAAATCAAGGGACGCTATTTCATTGTAACAAATATCCACGTCATTGCTGGAAACAAGAACGTCCAATTTAAAACTGCTGATGGTGACGAAATTGCTCACCCAAGGAACTTCTTTATCTCCAAAGATCGCGACATTGCGATTTTCCCAATCGAGAAACCGGAAGAATACTACAAGACTTCAGAAAACATAACCGATCTCGCTGATATTGGTGACCTGGTGACGGTATACGGCAACGAAGGCGGAGCATCAGTCGTTACACGCCTTCAAGGTGCCATCAACGGCATTGGCCCAGACCGGATTGAAGTTGATGCAGAATTTATCCCGGGAAACAGCGGGAGTCCGGTTATTCATCGTGAAACTGGCACTGTTATTGGTATTGCCAGTTTCCTGATTGAGTATGATTTGGATGAATCCGGCCGAAGTCGGGAGCGCGATGACAATGATGACCAAGGCAACCCACCATACTCTCGCAATCCGGAAGAAAAACCACCGGAGGCACATCAGAAAACTCGCCGCTTTGCAGAAAGGCTTGATAAAGAAAAGGACTGGGAGCAAACCAACCTGGCTACATTAAGAAGAGAGGCAAAAGAACTCGAAGCTTACACTGAGACGGTACTCGGCGTGATGGATGTTTCTATAGGTATCATGCAGCAAAGCCGTATCATAAGCAGTGGCAAAGCCCGTGAACCAATCCGCTGGCGAATCGAGGAATTTCACCGTATTTACGACAACAGTCGCCAAAGAGGCTCTGAAGGCAATCTTCGTGCCCTGGAAACGCTGAAACGCAACCTGATTTCCGATATGGATAGTGATTATCAGCGTGGCATGAAAAACATCAACAGTGGCTATTTTAAACGTGAAATGAAACGCCATCGCCAGCTAAATGAAGCGATCCGCGATTATCTCGAGGGCGTTTATACCTATTAAGCAGTTTCAGCTAAGCTGTTAAAGACACTTTGCACTTCTCTGCAGATGAGCCAGGAAATGAATGCTGTTCAAATTCCACTATTCTCGAGATTCCAAAACCCTGCCTAAGTGGCAGGCCCGCAGGGACTCGAACCCCAACTAAAGGTACCAAAAACCTCTGTGCTACCATTACACCACGGGCCTATTGAAAGCGAGGAACATAGGAATGAAATCCCACTCGTCAAGAAGACAATTTCACTTATCTTTTCGATAACATGCAAGCAGTGATTGACGTGGCCACCTTCGATCCTCCATAACCACAAATATGGCTGGTGACGCAGATTCTGAAACAAAGGGAAAACCTAAATATAAACGCATCGTTCTGAAAATCAGTGGTGAAGCTTTGAAAGGTGACGTAACTGGTGAAGTCATCGATGGAAGTATCCTTCAGGCTATGGCTGATGAAGTTAAGAAGGTGCACGAGCTTGGCGTGCAAGTCGGCATGGTTGTTGGCGGAGGCAATATATTCCGTGGTCAATTGGGCGAGAAATATCGCGGCATAGACCGCACCACTGGCGACCATATGGGCATGCTCGCTACTGCAATCAATGCGCTGGCTTTGATGGATTGCCTGGAAAAAAATGGTGTTCCCGTTCGAGTCCAAAGCGCTATTCCGATGGACAAAGTGGCTGAACCGTACATTCAACGCCGTGCCATTCGTCATATGGAAAAAGGCCGCGTGGTTATTTTTGCGGCAGGCACAGGTAATCCATATTTCTCGACTGATACAACGGCAGCGCTTCGAGCCAATGAAATCCAGGCAGATGTAATTATGAAGGCCACCAATGTTGACGGTGTCTATGATAAGGACCCGGCAAAGCACAACGATGCGGTTCGATATGACGAATTGACCTTCATGGATGCGTTGAAAAATCGACTTAACGTCATGGACTCGACCGCATTTTCAATGTGCATGGATAACGACATGCCGATTCTCGTCTTCAGCATGGCTGAAAAAAACAGTGTAATTCGAGCAACACTGGGTGAGGAAATCGGGACAATTGTCCACAATTGAGTTTCGTAGCTTTCCCCCAACTTTTTTACTGCCTAAATCCTCAAACCTTAACTAAATTACATCTCATGGAACCCGATCAAGTCGTCAAAAAAGCGCGCGCAGATATGCAAAAAGCGCTCGAACACACCCTTCACGAGCTGAATAGCATTCACACTGGTAAAGCTTCACCCAGCATGGTTGAAAGCATTCCGGTCAATGCTTACGGAAGCAGCATGCAAATGAAGGAAGTCGCTGCGATCACAACTCCTGATGCCCGGACAATCCAAATTGAGCCATGGGATAAAGGTCTACTACAGGAAGTTGAAAAAGGCATCCAGACGGCAAACATCGGAATCAATCCTACCGTTCGTGGCAGCACCATTTTCTGCCCTTTACCTGAACTCAGCGGTGATCGTCGTAAGGACTTGATTAAGATCAGTCACGGCATGGGCGAACAGGGGCGTGTCGGTGTTCGTGCAGCACGTCGCGATGCTATGGATGCGATCAAGCAACTGGTTAAGGACAAGGCAATCTCCGAAGATGACCAGAAGCGATTGGAAAAAGAAGTTCAGTCAGAAACGGATAGTTTTGTCGCTGAAATCGAACAGCATCTAAAAGCCAAGGAAGCTGAGCTTCTCCAAGTTTAGGTTTAGGCCCCGCGCCTGGCCTCTCAGATCTATGCCACCATTACAAGATGCACAGCGGATTGTCATCAAGCTGGGCACCGGTATTCTAACATCCGGCATTGGCCAACTGGATACTGAGCGGATTGATGAAATCGGTCGCCAGGTGGCTTCTCTGAAGGCCGAAGGCAAGCAAGTCATTCTCGTCAGCTCTGGTGCAGTCGGCTTGGGGATGGGGCGTTTGGGTTTATCCGAAAAACCACGTAGGCTCGCTTCATTGCAAAAGTGTGCCGCGATCGGGCAAAGTCGTTTGACCGAAACCTGGCAGAAGGCATTTGATCCGCATGGTATCGTCGTTGCCCAGATTCTACTGACACGGGATGATGTCCAGTCTCGCAAGCGCCATCTCGCTCTGAGAGAGCTGCTCGATGAAATCCTGAGCGATGGCATCATCCCAATCGTTAACGAGAACGACTCTGTCAGTGCTGACGAAATCAAATTCGGCGACAATGATGTCCTGTCCTCGTTAGTTGCGAGTTTGGCTAAAGCAGATATGCTTTGCATACTTTCAACAGCCAATGGTTTGGAGAACCGTTCAGCAGATGGAAGTATCATCCCAATTGTCGACGAGATCACCGATGTCCATATGGCAATGGCTGGTGGAACAGAAAGTGCCACTGGCACTGGTGGAATGACCACAAAGCTCGAAGCTGCAAAAATTGCTACGAAGTCTGGTTGCGGCGTATACATTGGCAACGGCAATATACCCAATGTGATACAAGAGCTATTTTCTGGATCCGCTTCCGGAACCATATTTCTTCCAAAGAAATTACCAATAGCATCGCGTAAACGATGGCTCGCATTTTTTCAAAATCCCAATGGAGACCTCGTCATTGATGACGGGGCAGTCAAGGCATTGTGTGAGCGTGGAAGTAGCCTTCTTGCAAAAGGCATTTTGAATTTAAGTGGAACTTTCAAAGCTGGCGAAACTGTCACCATTTCAGCGCAAAGCGGAACAAAGGTAGCGCGTGGCATTGTGACATTTGACGCCGATGAAATCGAACAACTTCGCGGCAAGCGAACGGACGAAGTTAAGCAGCTTTATCCTGAGAGAAAGCGCGCCGAAATTATCCATCGCGACGCACTTGTTTTGCTTTAGCTATTTACCTGCTTAATAGATTTATCCTCTTTTGCGACGGCGCAGGAAGGCAAGCAAGCCGCAGGAACCAATTAACAAAGCGGCTATTGAAGGCTCTGGGACGATTGAGATATCAAATAATTCAATATCATTTCCTGCAATACGGGCAAAACCAGTTCCTCCAAGAAAGCTGAAAGATCCATCTCCGGCAACATTGGTGAAATCTCCAATTGAGCCAAGAATAGAGCTTGCCTGAACAACAGTGAATACATCACTGATTCCCGGAATGTAGCCGCCAAGCAAAGTCAGCTCGAGTTCACCATCTATCTCGAAACTACCGTTCACCACTAGAAGGTCGTTGGTTGGGCCAGTAGCCAGCTCAAGCGTCAGCACTGAAGTAGAGCTATTATCAACATTGTCGTTGATTGTCAGGGTGCCAATTGAATTGCCGGGAGCAATCGTACCATTATTAATGAAGTCACCACCACTTACAGCAAATGAGCCGGCACCCATAACTGTTCCACCGGATTCGTTGGTGAATGTTCCAGTAATGGCGACACCGAAATCATTGACGGTAACCGTACCGGAATTTGCTAAAGTCGCGATCAGATTGTGAGAATCCTGGGTCGAATTGAAATTGATGGTACCTGTGTTATTTAATGTGCCTGAACTGACGGTCAATTGAGCGGTTTCGCCAACATCAGTGTTGCCATTAAAATTGATGGTTCCAGCATTGGTGAATCCATTTGCTGCGGTGACTGTTGCATTGGCTGTTGTGGCAGTGATATTTATGGTTTGAGCTGCTGCAACATTGCCGGATAAATCATGACCGCCGTTGGTGAAAGTGAAAACACCAGCTCCATCATGTTGTAAATCGAGATCTGCATTGGTCCCCAGGCTGATTGCATTTCCAGTGATAGTGCCACCAGTATACTCAAAAGTGGCACTCGTCATATTGAAAGCACCATTGTTGGCCAGTGTTCCATTGGCCTGCGTAAAGGTCTCACTAGAGTTATCGATAAAAATGGAAGCACCGCTGTTAATCGTAAATGCTGCATTATTGGTAAACTGATTTACCGCACCACCATTTAAAGCAACACCAGCATCGCCGACCGTTACGATTCCGTTGTTGATCAATCCACCAGTAAAAGCGATTGCATCACTGGAAGTATCAAAGGTTAGGGTGCCATTGTTGGTCAAACTGCCTGTAGTTAAAATCAAACTGGAGGTTTCCCCTACATCTGTATTACCATCGAGAATAATTGTTCCGTCATTTGTGAAGCCACTTGCAGAAGTCACCGTGGCTGAGGCGGTTGTCGTCTGAATCAGAAGTTGCTGACCGGCATGAACGTCACCGGTGAAGTCATGCCCTGCCCCGGTGAAAGTAACATCCAATGATCCCGTTCCAGTTCCCGTGATTTCAAGATCTGAGTTAGAACCGAAGTTCAATGTATTACCCGTGACATTACCTCCGCTAAAAACAAAGGTGGCATTTGTGATATCAAAACTGCCATTATTGGCCAGTGTCCCTGCTGCCTGGGTAAAAGTCTCACTCGCATTATCGATGACAATGGAAGCACCGCTGTTAATAGTAAATGCTGAGTTGTTTGTGAACTGATTCGCAGCTCCTCCATTTAAGGCAACACCAGCATCGCTAACCGCTACCGTTCCGTTGTTGATCAATCCACCGGTAAAGGCGATTGCATCACTTGAACTATCAAAGGTTAGCGCTCCGTTGTTGGTCAAACTGCCTGTAGTTAAGATCAAGCTGGAGGTCTCACCAGTATCATTATTACCATCGAGGATGATCGTACCATCATTGATAAAACTACTCGCCGAAGTCACAGTTGCTGAAGCTGTGGTAGACTGAATCAGAAGTTGCTGACCACTATGCAAATCGCCGGTAAAGTCATGACCTGCTCCTGTAAAAGTGACATCAAGTGATCCTGTTCCCGTTCCCGTGATCTCAAGATCAGAGTTGGAGCCAAAGTTTAATGTATTACCTGTGACATTGCCTCCGCTGAAAATAAAGCTAGCATTTGTGATATTGAAACTCCCATCATTAGCCAGTGTTCCAGCTGCCTGGGTGAAAGTCTCACTCGCATTATCGATGACAATGGAAGCACCGCTGTTAATCGTAAATGCTGAGTTGTTTGTGAACTGATTCGCAGCTCCTCCATTTAAGGCAACACCAGCATCGCTAACCGCTACCGTTCCGTTGTTGATCAATCCACCGGTAAAGGCGATTACATCACTTGAAGTATCAAAGGTCAGTGCTCCGTTGTTGGTCAAGCTGCCACTCGTTAATATCAAACTGGAGGTTTCACCTGTATCATTATTACCATCGAGAATAATTGTTCCGTCATTCGTGAAACCACTTGCGGAGGTCACTGTAGCTGAAGCCGTTGTCGACTGAATCAATATTTGCTGTCCGCTATGAACATCACCGGTGAAGTCATGACCCGCACCCGTAAAAGTGACATCGAGTGAACCGGTGCCTGTCCCTGCAATCTCGAGATCAGCATTCGACCCTAAAGCCAGAGTATTGCCTGTGACGTTGCCACCACTGAAAACAAAAGTGGCATTTGTCATATTAAAAGCGCCATCGTTAACCAGTGTTCCACCTGCTTGAGTAAAGGTCTCATTGGAATTATCAATTGTTAATGACCCTGTATTTTCGATAGTGAAAACCGCATTATTGGTGAATTGATTTGCGCTTCCGCCGTTAAAGTCGACTCCGGCATCTCTAATGTTAACAGACCCGTTGTTGATAAGACCACCGGTAAAATCCAATGAATCACTTGAGCTATCGAAATCGAATGTACCATCATTCGTGAGGCTCCCGGTGGTTATGGTCAGGAAAGCAGCCTCGCCGGTGTCGTTATTTCCATCCAAACGAATGGTTCCTGAATTCGTAAAGCCATTTGCCACTGTCAGGCCTGAGCCTGCTGTCGTTGCATTGATCGCCAAAATGGCATCAGCTGAAGAAAGTGTTAGATTATTCAAACTCCGAATGGTGCCGTTAATACTGACAGTATAGGCCACACCACTATTATCAAAATTGATCACGGCGTCATCAGGGGCTCCCGGAGGCCCTCCGCCCGGAGTCCAATGTGCTGCATCCGTAAACAAGCCATTGAGTGTGCCAGAATCCTCCTGCCAAGTAAAAGTAACCGCATAAGAACGAATACTTGAGACAAAGGATGTGATTAGTGCACAGGTTAAGAGCAACGTGCGAAACGTCGTAGCAGTGGAGTTCATCGAGAGTGCAGAATAGAAATCAGCACCCCGGGAGCAAGATTATAGAGCGAACGCAGGATGAATCTTACAATGACTTAACATTCTTTGATGCAATCCCCCCAAGTTACATGAGGTTTAAGCCCTAAAAGAGTATCAATCTATCTTCTGCTCAATACATGATTTGAGCTAAATTTAGAACGATATTTGAAAAGGCAGACGTGCATAGATGCCTCTAGGATCATTGAAAGCTCTTAAGGTATCCAGTTCTGAGCGTAGCCGTGTCAAGGTGCTGCCAAAAACACTTGGCTGAACAGAAACAACTGGTGCTTCACCATCCGGCGCTGCCAGAAATTCACTGATCGCTTCACTCAGGTTACGTTTCTCAGGAACTTGAATTACCATCCAGTCATCGCCTAAATCACTGGCCTTAGCTGCATAGCTAATGGCATCTTCAAGTCCACCCAGCTCATCAACCAGGCCAATCTCGTGAGCCTGCTCTCCAGTCCATACCCTACCCTGTGCAATTTCCTGAACTGCCTCAAGTGTCATCCCACGACCAGTTGCAACTTTCTCGATAAACTCATCATAGATGAAATCGGTGAACTCTTGAATCAGAGCCATCTCTTCAACCGTTTTTTCACGACTGATCGTGTAGAGATCTGCAAACTCCGACGTTTTCACACCATCAAAAGTGACCCCATGTTCGTTAGCCAAATCTTTAAAGTTAAACATCAGTCCCCAAACGCCAATTGAGCCTGTGATTGTTGTAGGCTCAGCGTAGATTTTGTCAGCAGAAGCCGATATCCAATAACCTCCACTTGCTGCAAGAGATCCCATTGAGACGATAACAGGCATACCTGCATTTTGCGCGAGAACTATCTCGCGCTGAATCAGCTCGGCAGCCACGGCACTTCCGCCTGGGCTGTTTACACGAAGAACAATCGCTGCAACATCAGGGTCATCTCGCAAACTACGAAGTTCACGGGCCAGCCGCTCTCCACCAACCTGATCCGGGAAGCCTTCTCCACCAACGATATCGCCTTCGGCATAGACGACAGCGACCTTCGATGCAGAACTAAAAATATCTGTTTTAGAGCGAAACCCTTCAGACTTGATATAAGTGGCAATGCCAATCTGCTCAAACGTGTCATAATCCCAATCGAAGTCTGCTACCGTCTCCAGTTCATCAATGACTTCATCGAAATATCCGACTTCATCAACTAATCCCATTTCAAGGGCTGTTTCCGCACTGAAAAAGCCCCTTGTGTTGGCGAGCTCAAGTAATTCTTCCGGATCGACTGCCCGACTGTCTGCAATATCAAAAACAATCTGTTCCCAGATATCCGTAAGCAGTTCAGCAACCTGTTCACGATTCGCAGGGCTCATCTTTTCTTCCGTAAAGACTTCGACCGCTGACTTATACTTACCTACTCTCGTCGTCTGAACACCGATCCCATACTTGTCGAATGCGTTTCCAAGGAACATCATTTCTGATGCAAGACCATTTAGTCCAAGCACACCAAAAGGGTTCATTGTCAAATTGTCGGCAGTTGACATCAGGTAAAAGTCACGAAGTGACGGATCTGTGGTATATGCATAGACTGCTTTCCCTGATGCTTTGAAACGACCAATCGCATCTCTCACTTCGCGCAGGGCAGCAAGACCGGAACCATAGTTTTCGGGTAAAAGGCTGCCTTGGAGGAAAAGCGCTTCAATGCGATCATCTGTTGCAGCACGATCAATTGCGTCAACCACCTCAAGAAGATACAAGTTTCTTGTGCTGGGCCCCCAGATGGCTTCATCAAAAATATTGCCAACATCATTTACTGGTGGTGAATCGGAAATATTCATCCATAGATCAACGACCAGGACAGCATTATTTGGCACGGAGGCTTTCTCCTGTCCGCCTGCTGCCAATGAGAGGACAACAAGTAAATAGATGCCTCCTCCAAAGAACAGACCAGCCATAATGGACATCGCGGCCAGGTTCCCAAGCAAGCTGCTGAGAAAAATATTTGGTTTTTTGTCTCTCGGCTTTCGGATGGTCATGTTTCTTGCTGTATGGCGTTCGTTATTAGTCATGATCCTAAGAAATACATCATCCAGCTATCTCGCAAGCCTTTCCAAGCCTTTGTTGATGCAGGAAACTATGACATTTACGTTAAGTGAGGACTGATAGATTGCACCCGACACAGAAATTCTTCTACATCAGCTCAATATGGCAATGAAAGACCCACAGATGGAGCCCAAAGAGCTCACTACGAATCGTAAAGCGTTTTTGGTGAATCTGGACCAAAATGTATATGGCACTTTTGCTGAAATCGGAGCAGGTCAGGAAGTCGCACGGCATTTCTTCAAGGTTGGCGGAGCTGCTGGGACCATCGCCAAAAGCATGTCGGCTTACGACATGAAATTCAGTGACGAAATTTACGGAAAAGCATCCCGCTATGTTTCACGTGAGCGTTTGATACAAATGCTCGATCACGAATATGCGCTTTTGAACGAGCGTTTGTCTGCAGACCGGGGCAAAGACAGCACTTTCTTTGTTTATGCCAATACTGTGGCGGCGGCGAGTTATCACAGCAATAAGAACTGTCATGGTTGGATGGGGATGCGATACCAGATTAGGCCGGAAGCACCGCCCAACGATATTATTGTTCATGTACGCATGTGGGATAAAACTCCAACTGCTCAGCAGGAAGCACTTGGCATGTTTGGGGTCAACTTTATCTGGGCTTCGCTGATTTACTTCGAAGACATTGATATGTTTGTCTCTTCCCTCATTGACCATCTGGGAATTGAGCGAATTGAAGTTGATATGCTGGAATTCCACGGTCCCGATTTCAAAAAATTGGATAATCGCATTGTGGCGATGAAACTAGTTGAGAATGGACTGACTAATGCCGTCATGTTTGGCCCTGATGGTAATGTACGACAGCCCTCCGAGGAACTTTACAAGAAATGCATTTTGGTTGAACGCGGCTCATTTCGCCCTGTTACTCATGTCAATCTCGATATGTTGACCTGTGCTGGCGCGCAATTTGTGCAGGAAGATGGTGTTCAGGGTGAAGAAGTCATGGCCATGCTGGAAATGACGATGAAAAACCTGCTGGGCAAGGACGAACAGATCGACTACGACGATTTCAAAGCCCGCATTGATACGATTTCAGCACTTGGCTATCATGTCCTGGTTTCCAATTACATGGAGTATTACCGGCTGAGTGCCTACTTTCGCCGATTCACTCAAAAGACAGTTGGAATGGTTCTCGGCATTAACCACCTTCAGGCTATCTTTGATGAAGATTATTACGACCATCTTGATGGAGGTATTTTGGAGTCAGTCGGACGCTTATTTAAGGCAAATGTAAAGATGTACGTCTATCCAATGAAAGGTGAAGGCTACAATAGCTTTATCACAGGATCTAATGAGAAGACATCATCTGATAACTTTGCCAGGGAAATGGTTATCACGGCCGACAATTTGAAGGTCCAGTCTGATCTACGACATCTATATGCATATTTGCTGGAAAACCATTACATCGAGCCAGTTGTTGGAGCTAACATATCGCATTTAGAGATTTTCTCACGTGAAACTCTGAAACAGATCGCTGAAGGTGATCCTGAGTGGGAAAAGTCGGTTCCGCGGGAAGTAGTCGATGTTATTAAAGAGCGAAATTTTTGGGGATATTCGGAAAAAAATGACGAATAAGTTGGCAAAATTTGCAACCACTCACATGATTGAATATTCTCAATAGTATTCTCACTTCCTGCATGCATAAAGGTCTGTTTCATAGGCCAGGATTCACCTTGGTCGAGCTGCTTGTGGTCATCGCAATTGTCGGCGTATTGGCTTCACTGC
The Rubellicoccus peritrichatus DNA segment above includes these coding regions:
- the ppk2 gene encoding polyphosphate kinase 2 translates to MDDLEEEMELDLEDLFDEQVKRDGGRTDFDTEDYKRFRRFYFKELRRLQIELVRMQDWVQETGYKLAVIFEGRDAAGKGGVIKRFMQRLNPRICRTVALPAPSDREKTQWYFQRYVPHLPAGGEIVLFDRSWYNRAGVESVMGFATPEQVDQFFNDVPLFEQLLVNSGIKLVKYWFSIEDEEQEWRFQSRILDPLKQWKLSPMDLESRIRWEDYTKAKELNFQMTNFPYARWNVVQANDKKTARLNCIRHLLSQVPYKQIEHEKIVLPSRVHHEDYVRTPVPDEMKVPNYYTDI
- a CDS encoding serine protease, whose amino-acid sequence is MPKTKYKGLGQVLLVLLLFSLSLGQSHAQDKPLLKGADGKFISGEILRISGSDAEVATLDGSTIRIPIEHLSEDSQKAVWAWGLAKVLPNPQMLKIQPRISRSEHGSRGYEITLTNQSPMEIPAGLEIQYGIRVDKREITVTNTRERGANGDNQSNKQRSVQILASQHEGYSLHSEKIPQGGSWSFKTHLAANPNDHPRSSPHASNYSQQTFTESSLAEIQLKLFYAGSELRHWQQYAQSDSFLEDPELSFPALDNLSSYDPRHPDYAGRRPQKTEPLPLLDLAEMNNASEPDEDGDPFASRAVPTKSVPKAPINYSALLVVEGDDGVGSGFLAEIKGRYFIVTNIHVIAGNKNVQFKTADGDEIAHPRNFFISKDRDIAIFPIEKPEEYYKTSENITDLADIGDLVTVYGNEGGASVVTRLQGAINGIGPDRIEVDAEFIPGNSGSPVIHRETGTVIGIASFLIEYDLDESGRSRERDDNDDQGNPPYSRNPEEKPPEAHQKTRRFAERLDKEKDWEQTNLATLRREAKELEAYTETVLGVMDVSIGIMQQSRIISSGKAREPIRWRIEEFHRIYDNSRQRGSEGNLRALETLKRNLISDMDSDYQRGMKNINSGYFKREMKRHRQLNEAIRDYLEGVYTY
- the pyrH gene encoding UMP kinase → MAGDADSETKGKPKYKRIVLKISGEALKGDVTGEVIDGSILQAMADEVKKVHELGVQVGMVVGGGNIFRGQLGEKYRGIDRTTGDHMGMLATAINALALMDCLEKNGVPVRVQSAIPMDKVAEPYIQRRAIRHMEKGRVVIFAAGTGNPYFSTDTTAALRANEIQADVIMKATNVDGVYDKDPAKHNDAVRYDELTFMDALKNRLNVMDSTAFSMCMDNDMPILVFSMAEKNSVIRATLGEEIGTIVHN
- the frr gene encoding ribosome recycling factor encodes the protein MEPDQVVKKARADMQKALEHTLHELNSIHTGKASPSMVESIPVNAYGSSMQMKEVAAITTPDARTIQIEPWDKGLLQEVEKGIQTANIGINPTVRGSTIFCPLPELSGDRRKDLIKISHGMGEQGRVGVRAARRDAMDAIKQLVKDKAISEDDQKRLEKEVQSETDSFVAEIEQHLKAKEAELLQV
- the proB gene encoding glutamate 5-kinase; the protein is MPPLQDAQRIVIKLGTGILTSGIGQLDTERIDEIGRQVASLKAEGKQVILVSSGAVGLGMGRLGLSEKPRRLASLQKCAAIGQSRLTETWQKAFDPHGIVVAQILLTRDDVQSRKRHLALRELLDEILSDGIIPIVNENDSVSADEIKFGDNDVLSSLVASLAKADMLCILSTANGLENRSADGSIIPIVDEITDVHMAMAGGTESATGTGGMTTKLEAAKIATKSGCGVYIGNGNIPNVIQELFSGSASGTIFLPKKLPIASRKRWLAFFQNPNGDLVIDDGAVKALCERGSSLLAKGILNLSGTFKAGETVTISAQSGTKVARGIVTFDADEIEQLRGKRTDEVKQLYPERKRAEIIHRDALVLL